One Desulfobulbus oligotrophicus DNA segment encodes these proteins:
- the recC gene encoding exodeoxyribonuclease V subunit gamma, whose amino-acid sequence MFLYQSNQLEILALHLRTILQDTPSDPFIPEVIVVQHQGMAQWISQQLAFADGIAANLRFPLPARLIWTVLQDLTGATPTEDLFKKSVLRWRIAGLLPSFLTHPKFGEITTYLTDDDSGEKLYQLAGRISDIIDQYQVYRPEMLDQWQQVQGDHWQAVLWQALTADTFPQRAYLGRQVQQLLNATDNENRKLLPRYHLFGLNSLAPVYLDIFARLGQLTAVHCYHLSPCRQYWGDIMPARHQAGLRARQQLSSTADTYLEQGHPLLASLGKTGQDFFEQLLALDDIQSVDLHLEDEQGHLLAVLRNDILDLHDRTSGEHGRYHLDPDDRSLQFHCCASPFREIQVLHDRLLDLMLHYPDLTPGDILVCAPDIQLYADAIAGVFNETGREHHIPWSIADQSPDNASPLVRCFLDVLDLFVGRFTAPDVLALCETAALLRRFSLDSTLLPLFHDWVSGSGIRWGLDEAHRHDLAVQGGHLHSWQFGLDRLVLGYLMGNCQESQAGILPYAILTAGHAEDLGGFATLVTTLAHWRRMLHAPRPAAQWTDDLLKLLESLFAPSEEDEEGLLMLQTSISSLHEDCQAAGYHTPLSFAVVAQHLKTLLSQTSGGHTFLSGKLTFCNMVPMRSVPFRVLCLLGMNDQSFPRSQHPPAFDLIAKEPRLGDRNRRQDDRYLFLEALLSARHVLYLSWVGGNLRDETLLPPSTVLVELMDYLDQSCVLPESTGIADHLTTIHPVQPFSYHCFAGNPAIAGYNPAWLPAAEEHGAIPFLTSPLPEPDTKWHDVSLQQLIRFWQHPCRFFLEHILGLRLRNREVEIAESEPFSLNNLQNYHLRQATVTDLLAGVPLTRINEILTSAGQLPHGNFGQISFEQIAGESISFSTAAEPLLSRPLLPLEIDVTIGSYRVSGRLDNCFAGGRVVWRTGHAAGRDLLALWIPHLLLNLLCPDSMPPVSIHLSRHPKSSTSPVHRSTLGTVPDPEQHLLWLLERYQRGLSQPLPFFAETSLAWARAKRDKKNPEQAARQTWEDGFLMAGEGSDPAHRLCFEQLSFAANTEFLELTDLYTTLLAHLEVDADAAA is encoded by the coding sequence GTGTTTCTCTACCAATCCAACCAGCTGGAAATTTTAGCGCTGCACCTTCGCACCATTCTGCAGGACACTCCGTCCGATCCATTCATACCCGAAGTTATCGTTGTTCAACACCAGGGCATGGCCCAATGGATATCCCAACAGTTGGCTTTTGCCGACGGGATAGCTGCCAACCTGCGCTTTCCCCTGCCTGCTCGTTTGATCTGGACAGTTTTGCAGGACCTTACCGGCGCAACACCGACTGAAGATCTGTTTAAAAAGTCTGTACTGCGCTGGCGAATCGCGGGTTTGCTCCCATCGTTTCTCACCCATCCGAAATTCGGGGAGATCACAACCTATCTTACAGATGATGACAGTGGCGAAAAACTCTATCAGCTTGCCGGCCGGATCAGTGATATCATTGACCAGTATCAGGTGTACCGACCGGAAATGCTGGATCAGTGGCAACAGGTTCAAGGCGATCACTGGCAGGCGGTTCTCTGGCAGGCTCTGACAGCCGACACCTTCCCTCAGCGTGCGTATCTGGGCAGACAGGTGCAGCAACTTCTGAATGCGACAGACAACGAAAACCGGAAACTTCTACCCCGTTACCATCTGTTCGGACTCAACTCCCTGGCCCCTGTCTATCTCGATATCTTTGCCCGCCTCGGTCAGCTGACCGCGGTGCACTGTTATCATCTCAGCCCCTGTCGGCAGTACTGGGGGGATATAATGCCGGCGCGGCATCAGGCCGGTCTGCGCGCCCGTCAGCAGCTGTCCTCCACCGCCGATACCTACCTTGAACAGGGTCATCCGTTATTGGCATCACTTGGAAAAACAGGGCAGGATTTTTTCGAACAGCTCCTGGCACTGGACGATATACAAAGCGTAGATCTGCACCTTGAAGATGAACAGGGCCATCTGCTGGCTGTACTGCGCAACGACATTCTTGACCTGCATGACCGGACGTCAGGCGAACATGGACGGTATCACCTTGATCCTGATGACCGTTCACTGCAGTTCCACTGCTGTGCCTCACCCTTTCGTGAAATCCAGGTGCTGCATGACCGTCTGCTCGATCTCATGCTGCATTATCCGGATCTCACCCCTGGTGATATTTTAGTCTGCGCGCCTGACATCCAGCTTTACGCCGACGCCATTGCCGGAGTCTTCAACGAGACCGGCCGCGAACACCACATTCCCTGGTCGATTGCGGATCAATCGCCGGATAATGCGTCCCCGCTGGTCCGTTGTTTCCTGGACGTACTCGATCTGTTTGTCGGTCGTTTCACAGCTCCGGATGTTTTAGCTCTCTGTGAAACTGCTGCCTTACTCCGCCGGTTCTCCCTGGACTCAACACTCCTGCCCCTCTTCCACGACTGGGTGAGTGGATCGGGGATCCGTTGGGGGCTGGACGAGGCACACCGGCACGACCTTGCGGTGCAGGGTGGCCACCTTCACAGCTGGCAGTTCGGGCTGGACCGGCTGGTGCTTGGCTACCTGATGGGAAACTGTCAGGAATCCCAGGCGGGTATTCTCCCCTATGCTATCCTGACCGCCGGTCATGCTGAAGATCTTGGTGGTTTTGCAACCCTGGTGACAACGCTGGCGCACTGGCGCCGGATGCTGCATGCTCCACGTCCAGCCGCACAGTGGACCGATGATCTCCTGAAACTGCTCGAATCCCTCTTCGCACCCAGTGAAGAAGACGAGGAAGGGCTGTTGATGCTTCAGACAAGCATCAGCAGTCTGCATGAGGACTGTCAGGCCGCCGGGTACCATACCCCGCTTTCCTTTGCCGTTGTTGCCCAGCATCTCAAAACCCTGCTGAGCCAGACCAGCGGCGGGCATACCTTTCTCAGCGGCAAGCTCACCTTCTGCAACATGGTACCCATGCGCTCTGTTCCTTTTCGTGTTCTCTGCCTGCTGGGCATGAACGACCAATCGTTTCCGCGTTCTCAGCACCCCCCTGCCTTTGACCTGATCGCCAAAGAACCACGCCTGGGGGATCGTAATCGTCGCCAGGACGATCGTTATCTTTTTCTTGAAGCACTGCTCTCCGCTCGCCATGTGCTGTACCTTTCCTGGGTCGGCGGCAACCTTCGCGATGAAACCCTTCTGCCCCCCTCGACAGTTCTGGTCGAGCTCATGGATTATCTCGACCAGAGCTGTGTTCTGCCCGAATCGACCGGGATTGCCGACCACCTGACCACCATTCACCCGGTTCAACCGTTCAGTTATCACTGTTTTGCCGGCAACCCGGCCATTGCCGGCTACAACCCGGCCTGGTTGCCGGCTGCAGAGGAACATGGTGCCATACCCTTTCTTACCTCGCCTCTGCCTGAACCGGATACAAAGTGGCATGACGTCTCCCTGCAGCAGCTGATTCGATTCTGGCAGCATCCCTGCCGTTTTTTCCTCGAACACATCCTTGGCCTGCGTCTTCGAAACAGAGAGGTGGAGATCGCAGAAAGCGAGCCTTTTTCTCTGAACAACTTACAAAACTATCATCTGCGTCAAGCAACCGTAACAGATCTGCTGGCCGGTGTACCGCTTACCAGAATCAACGAGATCCTGACCTCTGCCGGGCAGCTGCCCCACGGCAACTTCGGCCAAATCAGCTTTGAACAGATTGCCGGGGAGAGCATCTCCTTCAGCACCGCGGCAGAACCACTCCTCTCCCGGCCGCTGCTGCCCCTGGAAATAGATGTCACAATAGGTTCGTATCGGGTGAGCGGCCGACTCGACAACTGTTTTGCCGGGGGCCGGGTCGTCTGGAGAACCGGTCATGCAGCAGGCCGTGATCTCCTGGCCCTGTGGATCCCGCATCTTCTCCTCAACCTGCTCTGCCCGGACAGTATGCCTCCTGTCTCTATCCACTTAAGTCGTCACCCCAAGAGCAGCACCAGTCCGGTTCATCGGTCAACTCTGGGAACCGTACCCGATCCTGAACAGCATCTGCTCTGGCTGCTTGAGCGCTACCAACGGGGCCTGTCGCAGCCGCTCCCCTTTTTTGCTGAAACCAGCCTGGCCTGGGCCAGGGCAAAGCGTGACAAGAAGAATCCGGAGCAGGCAGCGCGACAGACCTGGGAAGACGGCTTTCTGATGGCCGGTGAAGGCAGTGATCCGGCCCACCGTCTCTGCTTTGAACAGCTGAGCTTTGCAGCGAACACGGAGTTTCTCGAACTAACAGATCTGTATACCACTCTCCTTGCCCATCTGGAGGTCGATGCTGATGCAGCCGCTTGA